Proteins encoded within one genomic window of Geotalea daltonii FRC-32:
- a CDS encoding DUF1302 domain-containing protein, whose translation MNFKLKKLVPLLALLVLVSSSINAWSADDNASGQEATANTTSTAETTAPENAAGESGAIATTASTSETAAPENAAGENDTVAATASEPGNAADTGAVETLQEPFDPFNVIVYKPLWALTSAIGDFNPIGKHVSAPLEESVPGLRVKGFINSITQINTTSTDHNTGLGGRNKDWRLQKQEFRTQLELKYQANENIEFVNVNNFQYDGAYDFQDSDGLYTDGSSNQKYYSQFKRIVREAYVRGNYGNVNFTLGKQIVNWGKMDGKVIDFVNAADGRDVVDFHIGDYEWRAIGQWMANVSLRPTENITTTFLWNPDFQPNVGPAGGSPWWFPFAQSPVSSAQRPPERNPSGFDRLADSEGGVRVDTTIGALSLSGIYYNGFDRDAVFNTSDNTLHHTRLNRYGYALDYGTSIFGQRLIIRSEALYSHGKAFSTSDPSAPGGIVKKDQLKLAVAFETSVGSDENKIDILYQPIWTRQLGWDSRTGAKLNDLLHVVNLSHSVRKTNDRLKLSTTGYISGGSGYDGLSYNVSAGWKFNDYLKATLAYNDFVGKDDDIPWGAYRKWKNVTLDVKYEF comes from the coding sequence ATGAATTTCAAACTGAAGAAGCTGGTCCCCTTGCTGGCATTGCTGGTGCTGGTGTCGAGCAGCATCAACGCCTGGTCCGCGGACGATAATGCGTCCGGGCAGGAAGCCACCGCTAACACCACCTCCACTGCCGAAACAACTGCGCCGGAAAATGCCGCTGGTGAAAGTGGTGCCATTGCCACTACCGCTTCCACTTCTGAAACAGCAGCGCCAGAAAATGCCGCCGGTGAAAATGACACCGTCGCTGCCACCGCTTCGGAACCGGGCAACGCCGCGGATACTGGGGCGGTGGAGACCCTGCAGGAGCCATTCGACCCGTTCAATGTGATCGTGTACAAGCCACTCTGGGCTCTTACCTCCGCGATCGGCGATTTCAACCCCATCGGTAAGCACGTTTCAGCTCCCCTTGAGGAGTCAGTCCCGGGGCTACGCGTAAAGGGTTTCATCAACAGCATAACGCAGATCAACACTACCTCCACCGATCACAATACGGGCCTTGGGGGAAGAAACAAGGACTGGAGGCTGCAGAAGCAAGAGTTCCGCACCCAGCTCGAACTCAAATACCAGGCAAATGAGAACATCGAATTCGTCAACGTTAACAATTTCCAGTATGACGGCGCCTACGACTTTCAGGACAGCGACGGCCTCTACACGGATGGTTCCTCCAACCAGAAATACTATTCCCAGTTCAAACGGATCGTTCGCGAGGCCTATGTCCGCGGTAACTATGGAAACGTCAACTTCACCCTTGGCAAGCAGATCGTCAACTGGGGCAAGATGGATGGTAAGGTCATCGATTTCGTCAATGCTGCCGACGGCCGTGACGTTGTAGATTTCCATATCGGTGATTACGAGTGGCGGGCCATCGGCCAATGGATGGCAAACGTATCGTTGCGACCAACCGAGAACATAACTACCACCTTTCTGTGGAACCCTGATTTCCAACCCAATGTGGGGCCTGCGGGAGGTTCGCCGTGGTGGTTTCCTTTCGCTCAATCGCCCGTTTCCAGCGCCCAGCGACCTCCCGAGAGAAATCCTTCCGGTTTTGACCGGCTCGCGGATAGCGAAGGCGGGGTGCGAGTGGATACGACCATCGGCGCCTTGTCATTGAGTGGAATTTATTACAACGGATTTGATCGTGACGCGGTTTTCAACACATCAGATAACACTCTCCATCACACCCGCCTCAACCGCTATGGCTACGCGCTCGACTACGGAACCAGTATCTTCGGACAGCGGCTGATCATCCGTTCGGAAGCACTCTATTCCCATGGTAAGGCATTCAGTACTTCGGATCCTTCGGCACCTGGCGGGATCGTAAAGAAAGACCAGCTCAAACTTGCCGTCGCCTTCGAGACCTCCGTGGGCTCGGACGAAAACAAGATCGACATCCTTTATCAGCCGATCTGGACCCGTCAGCTGGGATGGGATAGTCGCACCGGCGCCAAACTCAACGACCTCCTCCATGTCGTAAACCTGAGCCATTCCGTGCGCAAGACGAACGACAGGCTGAAACTGAGCACTACCGGGTACATTTCGGGGGGATCAGGCTATGACGGCCTCAGCTACAACGTCTCGGCAGGATGGAAATTCAATGATTACCTCAAGGCAACGCTGGCCTATAACGATTTCGTCGGCAAAGACGACGATATCCCCTGGGGTGCATATAGAAAATGGAAGAACGTGACGCTGGACGTCAAGTACGAGTTCTAA
- a CDS encoding sialidase family protein, which translates to MKIADVEMKTHQLRKPGALIHRMGISLVMLTVVSMLFACSGKGGEKVSASTWKTYQLPFNHVVFDLKQTGEKDGWAVGERGLILRFDGTKWEQVESPVAVPLFAIAFPESDRRWAVGADGTILEGNSDGWKEVQKPDKWHLMSVAFPSPADGWAVGERGSIVHYDGKEWKKVESPKKVALNRVVFNNPNDGWAVGNQGVILHYDGKGWKEISSSTDRTLYGIAFRNSNDAWAVGEKGTILHYDGKSWSKAESPVERTFLNVAVSNGKDAYIVGRGGELLSLHEGKWTQGADSLTRKTLYAIDIPPDGKPWVGATTRDIFKKQL; encoded by the coding sequence ATGAAGATCGCAGATGTTGAAATGAAGACCCATCAGTTGAGGAAACCCGGTGCCCTTATCCACAGAATGGGGATTTCTCTGGTGATGCTGACAGTCGTCTCCATGCTTTTCGCCTGCTCAGGAAAAGGGGGAGAGAAGGTCAGTGCGTCGACGTGGAAAACTTATCAACTGCCCTTTAACCATGTGGTCTTCGATCTGAAGCAGACAGGAGAGAAGGATGGGTGGGCGGTTGGAGAGAGAGGGCTTATACTTCGGTTCGACGGCACGAAATGGGAGCAAGTCGAATCCCCGGTGGCTGTCCCCCTCTTTGCCATTGCCTTCCCTGAATCTGACCGCAGATGGGCAGTCGGGGCCGATGGGACGATTCTGGAAGGAAATAGCGATGGTTGGAAGGAGGTTCAAAAGCCGGACAAGTGGCACCTCATGTCGGTTGCTTTCCCATCGCCGGCAGACGGATGGGCTGTCGGAGAGAGAGGTTCCATTGTTCACTATGACGGCAAGGAATGGAAAAAGGTTGAGTCACCAAAAAAAGTGGCCCTGAACCGAGTCGTATTCAACAACCCCAACGATGGATGGGCCGTGGGCAATCAGGGGGTGATCCTCCATTACGACGGCAAAGGATGGAAGGAGATTTCATCTTCCACTGACCGGACGCTGTACGGGATAGCATTCCGGAACTCGAATGACGCCTGGGCGGTTGGAGAGAAGGGCACCATTCTTCATTATGACGGCAAGTCCTGGTCGAAAGCCGAAAGCCCGGTCGAACGAACCTTCCTCAATGTGGCCGTTTCCAATGGAAAGGATGCATATATCGTCGGGCGTGGCGGAGAACTGCTTTCCCTGCATGAAGGCAAGTGGACACAGGGCGCCGATTCCCTAACCAGAAAGACCCTGTATGCCATTGATATTCCGCCGGACGGGAAACCGTGGGTTGGGGCAACCACCCGCGATATCTTCAAAAAACAACTTTAA
- a CDS encoding outer membrane lipoprotein-sorting protein: MKNQKMKGVVALATLAAIAATDLSVVARFGIAKENVDWGKVAWTPAKSTSPWKEWNWNPKKEGRSWKYVEELSQAEKDYWQIDGRWSHEIPRDKEYPKLPEERYPFKAPYSGEELSALGEAGGGGTVMCGLQAHSGYHISRTKDRNGVISKSDTICNTIRHYKTFAEQLYKFKPGQETGAYLVVVANPPESAGTVSLSKFYKDGPGVSKLEDRWAYLPSLRRVRRISGASGSDYIPGSVATYDDVFLRDFWKYDSKIIGVDILYQAVNSKKPYGPIAGPYRADGGIETYVVLSKPVKNGYYLSQWISWHEKKTGHIIRQEQWDRKGNFKKVSEKGLSGQVLYFNKLIYPWSEGFKGGLTESGAERRAILHGGGPDQVWDVEQDVQTYTIPDTPDKKISYEKFGNLDAYAGKETWKQLFQPQRIENPFVKPVPVVKFEATDFPPTPPLYRDKFSKFRKISLPAEILQKIKKDEQSKRGLFKS, translated from the coding sequence ATGAAGAATCAGAAAATGAAGGGCGTGGTCGCGCTTGCCACCTTGGCTGCTATTGCAGCCACAGACCTATCGGTCGTGGCCCGGTTCGGTATCGCCAAGGAAAATGTTGATTGGGGTAAGGTAGCATGGACGCCGGCAAAATCTACTTCACCCTGGAAAGAGTGGAACTGGAACCCGAAGAAGGAAGGGCGGTCCTGGAAATATGTGGAGGAACTGTCGCAGGCAGAAAAGGATTACTGGCAGATCGACGGGCGCTGGTCCCACGAGATCCCCAGGGACAAGGAGTATCCCAAATTGCCGGAGGAGAGATATCCGTTCAAGGCCCCATACAGTGGGGAGGAACTTAGCGCTCTTGGGGAAGCCGGGGGCGGGGGTACCGTTATGTGCGGCCTGCAGGCCCATAGTGGATACCACATTTCCCGGACCAAAGACCGGAACGGAGTTATCAGCAAATCAGACACGATCTGCAATACGATCAGGCACTACAAGACCTTTGCCGAACAACTCTACAAGTTCAAGCCTGGGCAGGAGACCGGCGCCTACCTCGTTGTCGTGGCCAATCCGCCCGAGTCCGCAGGCACCGTCTCGCTTTCAAAATTCTACAAGGATGGCCCCGGTGTTTCCAAGCTTGAAGACCGTTGGGCATATCTGCCGTCGCTACGGCGTGTTCGCAGGATCTCCGGCGCCAGCGGCTCGGACTATATCCCCGGTTCGGTCGCTACCTATGATGACGTATTCCTTCGGGATTTCTGGAAATACGACTCGAAAATCATCGGTGTGGACATTCTCTATCAGGCCGTTAACAGCAAAAAGCCTTACGGACCCATTGCGGGGCCATATCGCGCCGATGGCGGCATAGAGACCTATGTGGTTTTAAGCAAACCTGTAAAGAATGGGTACTATCTCAGTCAGTGGATCAGCTGGCATGAGAAAAAAACCGGTCATATCATTCGTCAAGAACAATGGGACCGCAAGGGTAACTTTAAGAAGGTTTCGGAAAAAGGTCTTTCCGGGCAGGTCTTATACTTTAATAAACTCATCTACCCTTGGTCGGAAGGGTTCAAGGGCGGGCTGACCGAGAGCGGCGCCGAGCGACGGGCGATTTTGCACGGCGGAGGACCTGATCAGGTATGGGACGTGGAGCAGGACGTGCAGACCTATACTATTCCCGACACTCCTGACAAAAAGATCTCCTATGAGAAGTTCGGCAACCTGGATGCCTATGCCGGCAAGGAGACATGGAAACAGCTGTTCCAGCCGCAAAGGATCGAGAATCCATTCGTGAAGCCGGTACCTGTGGTGAAATTCGAGGCAACGGATTTCCCTCCCACCCCTCCTCTCTATCGAGATAAGTTTTCAAAGTTCCGCAAGATCTCGCTTCCTGCCGAGATCCTGCAAAAGATCAAGAAGGATGAACAGAGCAAGCGGGGACTTTTTAAATCTTAA
- a CDS encoding nitrogenase component 1 — MHDNLSELPITDDTPINLKENTCPTREQRLSVAINAYYGTMSDLVKGTREKSLVQPDRCFEQSGNCLLALNAQRLISIRDSVLLFHSPIGCAAGQHSSHELFQHIPIEQGRPADLGFFHAVSTNLTDSDVVFGGGEKLVAALKEADRRYSPRAIFVVTSCASGIIGDDLEGAVNEAQPHVKAKIVPCHTEGFRSRVTQTGYDAFWHGVLKYLVRKDLPREKDLVNVTNMFSYTWMDKIEINRLLTKLGLRVNFIPEFASVEDLERMGAAAVTAPICPTFADYLMRGLDEHFGVPYFNDVIPFGIKKTDEWLRRIASYTGKEKEVEELIKEEHATYIPKVDKIRQGLEDIRRRMVAKGTKKEGEKLTAIGAVGQGRVIGHAVFLEELGLEVAAACAIDYDSLIADSFDSLVKEVGDFIVLVSTFQAADYANLFARLKPDLSLQAPFKGGVIKTAHTIGTIHWLRGHNHPSQVQAGYAGAVGYGDMVLRSFQNTALTKLLADFDDSPYKDWWYKADPLHYVKGRDEIFKSNPLTIPDDPDHGHEHDDHRHHDHGHTHSHGHDHGQDHAHGHKH, encoded by the coding sequence ATGCATGATAATTTGAGTGAGCTGCCCATAACGGATGATACACCCATAAACCTTAAGGAAAACACTTGCCCGACCCGTGAACAACGGTTGTCGGTCGCCATAAACGCCTATTACGGTACCATGAGCGATCTGGTCAAGGGGACTCGTGAAAAGAGCCTCGTTCAGCCGGACCGCTGTTTTGAACAGTCTGGGAACTGCCTTCTGGCTCTTAATGCCCAACGGCTCATCAGCATTCGCGATTCCGTGCTCCTGTTTCACTCACCCATAGGGTGTGCAGCAGGCCAGCACAGCAGTCACGAACTCTTTCAGCATATTCCCATCGAGCAGGGGCGACCTGCCGATCTGGGTTTTTTCCATGCGGTCAGCACCAATCTGACTGACAGCGATGTGGTTTTCGGCGGCGGCGAGAAGCTGGTCGCCGCCCTCAAGGAAGCTGACCGGCGCTATTCGCCCCGGGCCATTTTTGTCGTCACCTCCTGTGCCTCCGGTATCATCGGCGACGACCTGGAAGGGGCTGTCAATGAGGCCCAGCCGCACGTTAAGGCAAAGATCGTCCCCTGTCACACCGAAGGATTCCGTTCCCGTGTAACGCAGACCGGCTACGATGCCTTCTGGCACGGGGTTCTCAAGTATCTGGTGCGAAAGGACCTGCCGAGAGAGAAGGATCTGGTGAACGTTACCAACATGTTCTCCTACACCTGGATGGACAAGATCGAAATAAACCGGCTCCTCACCAAGCTGGGGCTCAGGGTCAATTTCATACCCGAATTCGCCTCGGTGGAAGATCTGGAGCGGATGGGGGCTGCAGCGGTGACCGCGCCGATCTGCCCGACATTCGCCGACTATCTGATGCGGGGGCTGGATGAGCACTTCGGCGTTCCCTATTTCAACGACGTAATCCCCTTCGGCATCAAAAAGACCGACGAGTGGCTCCGCAGGATCGCCAGCTATACGGGCAAGGAAAAGGAGGTGGAGGAGCTCATCAAGGAGGAGCACGCCACCTACATCCCGAAGGTGGACAAAATCCGGCAGGGGTTGGAGGACATCCGCAGGCGGATGGTGGCAAAAGGGACCAAGAAGGAGGGGGAGAAGCTGACCGCCATCGGTGCGGTCGGCCAGGGCCGCGTCATCGGGCATGCCGTATTCCTGGAAGAGCTGGGTTTGGAAGTCGCAGCTGCTTGCGCCATTGATTACGATTCCCTCATCGCCGATTCCTTTGATTCCCTGGTCAAGGAAGTGGGTGATTTCATCGTTCTCGTCTCAACTTTCCAGGCTGCTGACTACGCTAATCTCTTTGCCAGGCTCAAGCCGGACCTTTCCCTCCAGGCCCCCTTCAAGGGGGGTGTAATCAAGACCGCCCACACCATTGGAACCATCCATTGGCTCAGGGGCCACAATCATCCTTCACAGGTTCAAGCCGGTTATGCCGGCGCCGTCGGATACGGGGATATGGTCCTGCGGAGTTTCCAGAACACTGCACTGACCAAGCTGCTTGCCGACTTCGATGACTCCCCCTACAAGGATTGGTGGTACAAAGCCGATCCGCTGCATTATGTGAAGGGAAGGGACGAGATCTTCAAGTCCAACCCTCTAACAATACCGGATGATCCGGATCACGGTCACGAACATGATGATCACCGTCATCACGACCACGGCCACACCCACAGCCATGGTCACGACCACGGTCAGGATCATGCTCACGGCCACAAGCATTAA
- a CDS encoding nitrogenase component 1, with product MTATNVLKFTDEDERIAALDPKDRPLQETPRHTCALGGAFVAATAVSGVMPILHSGGGCGWSNFFGFIGASGGGQIGDGGALTTPCSTLLEKHVVFGGEERLRDQIASTMELMNGDLFVTVSGCIPALIGDDVEGVVSEFRKPEYPPIINVKSSGFNGTSYDGYDLFLDAVIDQYLEERPVRKGLVNILGIQPCQHIFWKGDLDLFKTNLDAIGLETNQIFGGRYGVEGLKNIPAAQLNIVLSPWQGLKAAEKLKEKYGTPYIVYPGLPMGPKEMTRFLRTVAEHLDVEQERLDKWIRKQTEIAYDDFNLIATALYTGFCNVHFAVVAESNMAIGLVRYLTNECGLLPSVVVVTDNPPAEVRDLITDRLTNGLEGIIVPDVYFENDTYLIHKRLTKYTFMLLFASSMEKYAASKYMAGHHTISFPAFDRVILKRTYAGFGGGNILLEDLFSKFARPF from the coding sequence ATGACTGCGACAAATGTACTGAAATTTACCGATGAAGACGAGCGCATTGCCGCTCTTGATCCCAAGGACCGTCCCTTGCAGGAGACACCTCGCCATACGTGCGCCTTGGGCGGCGCGTTTGTGGCAGCTACCGCCGTGTCAGGGGTGATGCCGATCCTCCATTCGGGAGGAGGATGCGGCTGGTCCAATTTCTTCGGCTTTATCGGCGCCAGCGGCGGCGGGCAGATCGGCGACGGCGGTGCATTGACTACCCCCTGTTCGACCCTGCTGGAAAAGCATGTGGTCTTCGGCGGTGAGGAAAGGCTGCGCGACCAGATCGCTTCGACCATGGAACTTATGAACGGGGACCTGTTCGTCACGGTGTCGGGTTGTATCCCGGCGCTTATCGGTGACGATGTTGAAGGGGTCGTCTCCGAATTCAGGAAACCGGAATACCCTCCCATCATTAACGTCAAATCATCGGGATTCAACGGGACCTCCTACGATGGCTACGACCTGTTCCTGGATGCGGTTATCGACCAGTATCTGGAAGAGCGACCGGTCCGGAAAGGCTTGGTAAACATCCTCGGTATCCAGCCCTGCCAGCACATATTCTGGAAGGGAGACCTGGATCTTTTCAAGACCAACCTGGATGCCATCGGTCTGGAGACCAACCAGATCTTCGGCGGCAGATACGGTGTTGAAGGGCTGAAGAATATTCCGGCCGCCCAGTTGAACATTGTCCTCAGTCCCTGGCAGGGTTTGAAAGCCGCGGAAAAACTCAAGGAGAAATACGGCACCCCCTATATCGTCTATCCTGGGTTGCCCATGGGCCCCAAGGAAATGACCCGCTTTCTGCGTACGGTGGCCGAACATCTGGATGTGGAACAGGAGCGCCTGGATAAATGGATCAGGAAGCAGACAGAGATTGCCTACGACGACTTCAATCTGATTGCCACGGCTCTATATACCGGGTTTTGCAACGTTCACTTCGCGGTCGTCGCGGAATCGAATATGGCCATCGGGTTGGTCAGGTACCTGACCAATGAATGCGGCCTGCTTCCCAGTGTGGTGGTCGTGACCGACAATCCCCCTGCAGAAGTGCGTGACCTCATCACCGACAGGCTCACCAATGGACTCGAAGGCATAATCGTTCCCGACGTCTACTTCGAGAACGATACCTACCTGATTCACAAGAGACTGACGAAATACACTTTCATGCTCCTTTTCGCCAGCTCCATGGAAAAGTACGCTGCCAGCAAGTACATGGCCGGCCATCACACGATTTCTTTTCCCGCCTTTGACCGGGTTATCCTCAAGCGCACCTATGCCGGGTTCGGGGGAGGAAATATCCTCCTGGAAGACCTGTTCAGCAAATTCGCCAGGCCGTTCTAA
- a CDS encoding NifB/NifX family molybdenum-iron cluster-binding protein — MSWVRVAVASTDGIAIDQSLQEVSSFSIYDVAVEGPRFVETRKAAGASALPGPGGEPTGLSMDEFLDIISDCSLLVVRSLGVEAGGKIQIGWLTVYEADMQVEKALKRFSSSPLIKNLFGNKADPTD, encoded by the coding sequence ATGAGCTGGGTACGGGTTGCCGTCGCCTCGACGGACGGAATAGCAATCGACCAGTCACTACAGGAGGTCTCTTCCTTCAGCATTTATGATGTAGCTGTGGAGGGCCCCCGGTTCGTGGAAACACGCAAGGCAGCCGGGGCCTCTGCTTTGCCCGGCCCTGGCGGGGAGCCAACCGGCCTGTCCATGGATGAATTTCTGGATATCATCTCCGATTGCTCACTCCTGGTTGTAAGGTCTTTGGGAGTTGAAGCCGGGGGGAAGATACAGATCGGGTGGCTGACCGTCTATGAGGCAGATATGCAGGTTGAAAAGGCATTGAAGAGGTTTTCCAGCAGTCCCCTGATCAAAAACTTGTTTGGGAATAAAGCAGACCCAACCGATTGA
- a CDS encoding DUF1761 domain-containing protein yields MNDILMVIQTMVFAVHWLPVIVVTALSLVVAAIWHLPFLFGNTWEREVNPEGTERKINKPFVLGVSGILHFIAFTNVSLVVAGQGWRSGLLTALMISLVWIVTALGAIYFFAGRSWRLFAIDAGLYVVVFSLAGLVLGAW; encoded by the coding sequence ATGAACGATATATTGATGGTCATTCAAACGATGGTATTTGCTGTTCATTGGCTGCCCGTCATTGTCGTGACGGCGCTGTCGCTTGTCGTCGCGGCCATATGGCATTTACCTTTTCTGTTCGGGAACACCTGGGAAAGGGAAGTCAATCCGGAAGGGACCGAACGAAAGATCAACAAGCCCTTTGTTTTAGGCGTTTCGGGTATATTGCACTTCATCGCCTTCACCAATGTGAGCCTGGTTGTCGCCGGTCAAGGATGGAGGTCAGGTTTGCTGACTGCGTTGATGATCAGCCTTGTCTGGATCGTTACCGCTTTGGGAGCTATTTACTTTTTCGCCGGACGCTCCTGGCGTCTATTCGCCATCGATGCGGGGCTGTACGTGGTCGTATTCTCTCTTGCTGGACTGGTGCTGGGGGCGTGGTAA